From the Bubalus kerabau isolate K-KA32 ecotype Philippines breed swamp buffalo chromosome 2, PCC_UOA_SB_1v2, whole genome shotgun sequence genome, one window contains:
- the PPP1R3B gene encoding protein phosphatase 1 regulatory subunit 3B isoform X2 codes for MAVDIECRYSCMAPSLRRERFAFQIAPKPNKPLRPCIQLSGKNEASGTVAPTVQEKKVKKRVSFADNQGLALTMVKVFSEFDDPLDIPLNITELLDSIVSLTTAESESFVLDFSQPSADYLDFRNRLQTDHVCLENCVLKDRSIAGTVKVQNLAFEKTVKVRMTFDTWKSFTDFPCWYVKDTYAGSDKDTFSFDISLPEKIQSYERMEFAVCYECNGQTYWDSNKGKNYRIIRAELQSTQGTAQPPNGPDFEIAFDQFGSPRCSYGLFPEWPSYLGYEKLGPYY; via the coding sequence ATGGCCGTGGACATCGAGTGCAGGTACAGCTGCATGGCCCCCTCCTTGCGCAGAGAGCGGTTCGCCTTCCAGATTGCCCCAAAGCCAAACAAACCTCTGAGGCCTTGTATTCAGCTGAGCGGCAAGAATGAAGCCAGTGGGACGGTGGCCCCGACGGTCCAGGAGAAAAAGGTGAAGAAGCGGGTGTCCTTCGCCGACAACCAGGGGCTGGCCCTGACGATGGTCAAAGTGTTCTCCGAGTTCGATGACCCGTTAGATATTCCGCTGAACATCACCGAGCTCCTGGACAGCATCGTGAGCCTGACAACAGCGGAGAGCGAGAGCTTTGTGCTGGATTTCTCGCAGCCATCAGCGGACTACCTGGACTTCAGAAATCGGCTTCAGACCGACCACGTGTGCCTGGAGAACTGCGTTCTGAAGGACAGGTCCATTGCAGGCACCGTGAAGGTGCAGAACCTCGCGTTCGAGAAGACGGTGAAAGTCCGGATGACCTTTGACACCTGGAAGAGCTTCACAGACTTTCCCTGTTGGTACGTGAAGGACACGTACGCGGGTTCAGACAAGGACACGTTCTCCTTTGACATCAGCTTGCCTGAGAAAATTCAGTCTTACGAGAGGATGGAGTTCGCCGTGTGCTACGAGTGCAATGGACAGACGTACTGGGACAGCAACAAAGGCAAAAACTATAGGATCATCCGGGCGGAGCTGCAGTCTACCCAGGGAACAGCCCAGCCGCCAAACGGACCAGATTTTGAAATAGCCTTTGACCAGTTTGGAAGCCCTCGGTGTTCCTACGGTCTGTTTCCGGAGTGGCCTAGTTACTTAGGTTACGAGAAGCTTGGGCCCTACTACTAG